In Candidatus Binatia bacterium, the genomic window ACCAGAGTGCAGGGATTGCGCGCGCTGAGAACGTATTCGTCGAGCTGGCCGTACGTGGGGCTATCAGGACGGTCGTCTCGCAACGCGAATTTGGCGGCACCGTGACTGATGTGGAAGTAATCCCACAGCACCCGGTGCTTGTGCCACGCACGCACGGTGCCGCGCGCAAAGTCGCCGACAATGTACACTTCGCCGAACTTAGTGAAGTGCGGATCGTCGGCCCGGAGCACCTTGATCAAGTAGCCGCGATCGTCCACCCGTGCCCGCAACTCGATTAAGCGAACGCCTTCAATCATATGCCGGAACAACGAACATCAATCACTGCAGTCCCTGCCTCTGCACTTCGACAGCCAGAGCCTGTAGGCCCGCATCCACATCGCGACAAGAAAAACCAAATTCTTCGAGGCGCCGAGCCTGTAGCCCCCCTCGCAATGGTCGTCGCGCGCGTTGCCCCAAAGCTGCCGTCGGAGTCGGTTGGATCCTCGTCGGATCCAATCCGAACACCGCGCACACGCGGCGAGCGAATTCGTGGCGCGGCAGAAAATCCGGCGCGGCCACGTGCCAAACACCGGCCTGCGCTGCATCGACCAAACACCGGACGGCCCGCGCAATATCGCGAACGTAGGTCGGTGTGCCCCATTGATCCGATGGCACACGTATTTCTTCGCCGGATCGCAGTCGCTTCAGCAGCGTCATCACGAAGTTCTTTGGCGGCCACTCGCAACCGTACACACCGCAAACGCGCACAATTAGATTCTCTGGGTTCGCAGCCAGCACCAGGCCTTCGGCCGCGAGCTTCTGCTCCCCATAAACATTGATCGGAGAGGGCTCTGCCCGTTCCGAGTACGGGCCGGCAGCGCCGTCGAACACATAGTCGGTAGAGAAGAACAGCACACGGGCTCCGTGTGCATGCGCGACCCGCGCGACGGTTGCGGGTCCTTGCACATTCACGTCGCGCGACTCCTCCGGGTGATCTTCGCACCAGTCGACGTGTGGTTGTGCTGCCGGAACGAAAATCCACGCCGGACGCACCTCAGCCACCATCTTCGCCACCTCCTGCCCATCCCGAATGTCCAAGGGCAGAAGGCCAGGCTTGGGGTGCTGAAAATACGTGCCAATTGCCTGACCGGCGAAGGCATCCATCAAGGCGCTGCCAACAAACCCGGAAGCTCCGACTATGAGAACCCGCATGCGCCGATGACTCTAGTTCTACCGATCACCCAGCACGAGCAACCGAACGTCCCGCGCCCCTGCTCTTCCAGCGCAATCTCGCGTCCAGCGCACCCGTTCGTTGTAACTCGCGGAGCTGGCTCAAGCGCGCAAACGTGCCGTGACCGATCGTGTCAGCCGTAACGCCGAGCTCGCGGAGTTTCTGCGCAAGCTCGGCCAAGGCATGCTCCAGTGGTTCGCGGGGCACCGCATCCGGAAGACACCGAGCAAACTTGTCGAACCGCACCCGATAGCTGCGGGCGTCAGCCGCAGCGTCGGGCACCAGCTCCACACGGGAGCCCGGGGTCACCACCGTCACGGCCTCGGCTAGATCGCGCACACGGTAGTTGTTGCTACTCGAGCCGACATTGAACACCTGCGCCCCCACGACCTCGCGGGGGGCTTCTAACACCTCGCCAATCGCCCGTGCTACGTCTCGCACATGCACAAGTGGGCGCCAGGCTGTTCCATCAGATTGCAAGCGCACTCGACCCGTCGCGACGGCCCATCCGGTGAGGTTATTGGCAACCAGATCTAAGCGCATGCTCGGCGAGAAACCGTAAACAGTGGCCAAACGCAAGACCACCGGCGAAAAGGCTTCATCCGCCAACGCCAGGAGGCCGTGCTCTGCACGCCATTTCGATTCGGCATAAGCGCTCAGTGGCCGCGCGGGGCTTTGTTCATCGACCCACTCCGAACCAGCCGCGCCGTAGATGCTGCACGTAGAAGCAAAAACAAAGCGCTTCACACCAGCCGCCCGGGCGATGCTAGCCAAGTGCAACGTTCCGTAGCAATTGACCTCCTGCGTGAGCAGAGGGTCGAGGGCGCCGAGGGGATCGTTGGACAAGCCGGCCAAATGCACCACCGCATCCACTCCATCGAGGAGGTCGCGGCGCACATCACGAAGATCACAGCCCAGCCTCCCACCTCTACCTGCGGCGCTCACGCACCAACGATCGAACCACCCAGCGTCGAGCTCGACCACTTCGTAGTCACGCTCCAACAGCAAAGGGAGCAACACCGAACCGATATAGCCGCGACTGCCTGTGACCAAGACTCGTCTCAACACTGCTTCCCCGCGAATGGTGGTTCGTTCATGGGACCTCCTGACACCCGGCACCGCGATAGAGCGGCGTTCCGCGGAACTCCTTTCAGCTCTGGCAGACAACCATGTGCACCGCGCTCGCGCCGGGGTCGCGGGTAACCGCGGAGGATCCGACGTTCCCTCGCAAACTCACTTTGCCAGAGCCGGCACCGGAGTCGGCACGCCTGGTGGCAACACACGTTCCACCTCGAATTTTTCTACGCGCCGCCAGCCGTTCTTGTGCAACCAGTACTCTGCCATAGTCAGCAGCACATCGATCCCATACTTCCAAATGTTCACGTAACACTTCTCGTCGCCGTAGTATGTGGGAATCGTGCGCTCCACCACCCGCAAACCCGCGATGGCAAATTGCACCAGAATCTCGGTGTCGAAGTGGTAGGCGTCAGAGCACTTGTGGAAGGGCACCTTCTTGAGTGCCTCGCACGCATACACACGATAGCCGGAGTGATACTCCGACAAGTTCCACCCCAGCACCCAATTTTCGACCTTCGTCAAAAAGATATTCCCCAAGTAACGGTGCAGCGGCATCCCGCCCGCGCGGGGGTCGCCGGTCATGCGCGAGCCGAACACCATATCCGCTTCGCCGTACAAAAAAGGCTCCAAGAGGTAAGGAATTTTCTCGGGCGCGTACTGGGCATCCCCGTGCAACATGATCACCAGGTCGAACCCGTTGTCGATGCAGTGCTGGTAAGCAAACTTCTGACTTCCCCCATAGCCGCGGTTGTACTCGTTGCGGTACACACGCAAATTCGCCATCCCCTTTTGGGCAGCGTAACCAAGGCCCACCAAGTAAGTGTTGTCTGGGCTCGCGTTGTCGACGATAAAGATCTCCGCGGCAATCTTGCGAATGTGCTCGGGGATCCGGTCGAGCACCTTTGGGATCGTCGAAGCTCCATTGTACGCCGGAATGTAAATGGCAATCTTCAGATCCTCGACCCGCAGCGGGGCGCTACGACTAGCCTCCGTCAATCTGGATGGCCGACTCATGTCTGCACTCTCCTTGTACTTACGGTGCCTGGAGCGCGGCTACCATGCAGCACCGCACTTTGGCAAGAAGCTCAAGCAGCGCGCACGCACAAGAGGTGGGGCCCACCCCTTACCGTCGCACAAGCTCGAGGGCGGGCGGACCTGCCGGCGGCGCCGCGAAAATAGATCTCCCCGAGCCCACGATGGCTTCCGCTTCCTCGAGCACACGGAGCCAACGCAAGTTTTCGAAACGGGGGTGATGCAAATCCTCAAAGCCTTGCGTGCCGAGCTGCCGCACCATGTCGCGCACTGCCTCTTCCACCGAAACCCTCGGCCGAAAGCCGAGCACAGTCTCAATCTTGCGGCTCGACACCCGGTAACTGCGCACCGTTCGGTAGGAGTAATCGGGCACGATTTCCGCATCCACGCCTTCGAGCCTGAGCGCCTCGCGGACCCGCAACGCCAGTTCCGAGATCCGCATGTTTGCCCGAGCAACGTTGAAGATCTGCCCCCGAACCAACTGCTCGTCAGCCGCAAGGCAGGCGACGTATGCGCGTGCTACATCGCGTACTTCCACTAGTGGCCGCCACATCTCCCCGCCACAGATCAGGCGTATCCGGCCGTTGGCCATGGCGTCCCGCACGAAGGTGTTGACCACCAGGTCGAACCGCATCCGCGGCGAATAGCCGTATACCGTGCCCTTGCGGAGAATCACGGGGCAAAAATCGGGGCTAGCCATCGCCAACAAGCGCTGCTCTGCCTCGAGCTTCGAAAGCGCGTAGGCAGCACGCGGCTGTACCGGAGTGGTCTCATCGCAGACCAAGTCCGACTCGTCATCCGACAAGCCCCGGTCGTAAATTGAGCACGAAGAAGCGTACACGTACCGGCGCACGCCAGCGGCGCGGGCTAACTCGGCGAGACGCACTGCCGCCAGAGTGTTCATTTCATAATTCGCCACCGGATCGTACTCAGCCGTGGGATCGTTGGATAGGCCGCCCACGTTGATCACCGCCTGAACGCCGGCGAAATGCGCGGGTTCTGCACGCCGCATATCGGCCGCGACCAACTCAATGCGATCGCGCACACGGGCAAGACCCGTGTCCCCGAAGTACAGTCGGTCGAGAACCCGAACCGTGTAGCCTCGTTCGAGAAGCTCTTCGGTCAGTACCGAACCTATGTATCCGGCGCCACCCACCAGCAGGATCATACAGAGACTCATCGACCCTTGACCACCCAGTGGTCGCCGAACGTGTCCGGCGGGACGCGGACTTCATCAGGGTTGCCGCGACGATACACCTCGGTGGCCGTACTGATCATTTGCGTGTCGTCCTCAAGGGACATCCAACCATGGAATACCCCCGGGGGCACGACGATCAGGGATGGATTGCGGGCAGAACTCACAAACACATTTGTTTCCCGGTAGGTGGGGCTATCCGGCCGGTCATCTACGAGCACGAACTTCGCGGCTCCGTGACTGATGAAAAACAGGTCCCACATCTCCAAGTGCTTGTGGAAGGCGCGCACGGTGCCTTTGGCAAAATTGCCAACGAGATAGACCTGCCCGAACTTGGGGAGATGTGGGTCCGTTGCCCGCACAATCTCGATTAAGTAGCCGCGGTCATCGACATGGGCGACCAACGGAATATTCTGCACGTCGCGAATCACAGCGCGCCCCATCGCACAGGATGGCTACCTTTTCAATCAAAAACCTACCATCCCGGAGGCAGTCGCGAACGGAGCCGCTCGTGCGCCTGTGCCGCTCGCTCCCATTGAGGATCGAAACTCAGGAGGCGCTGCAGCAACGAATCAGCCCGGTCTAATTGGCCGTGCGCCATGAGTTTCTCTGCGGCATCCACCAAGGCCTCGTTCCGCTCCACAAGAGCACCCTGATCGAGAACGAGTTGGTCCACTTTCCAGAGCACAGTAGGCACAGGCCCGGCAACGTCGAGCAGATCGACCAACAATCTGCCACGGGTAAGCGTCGCCACCGGGAGCGTGAAATCGGCAGCACGGCGCAGGGCGACCTGCCGACCGGCGCGTCGATAGTAAAACACGTGTACGCCTGGCTCTGGACTCAAATCGATGACACCAAACCTGTCGATCCAATCTTGCACTCGTCGCCAATCCGGGTGAAGATGTGCTTCTACGGGTGTCACGAGCCAGCCGCCATCCGCCGCCGGGAACACCGCGAGCGCGCGGCCGACGTCGGACTCAGCGGGTATCCGGCTAAACAGTTCGGGCGCGTAAAATGCAACAGCCCGCTGGCAAAGCGACGTCGCTAGGGCATCGTGCAACCCCACATTGTCGGACACAAGGCGCGCAATTTCCGACCAATTACGTCGAGTCTGCATTCCCTGCCGTGGCCACAAAGGCAACAGGGGTAAGACCACGAGCAAAACAGCGGCTGCAATGCCGAGTCGCCGCGCACCGTACACGCGCGCCATCCACTCCCCGAGCTCAGCCGCACCCGCAGCAAGGAGCACCAGAGCCGAGAAATAAGTCACCGCGAGGAGGTCCTCGCCGAGTACCCACAGGCGATGCTGCGCAAGTCCGTTCAACGCTACCGCAGTGCCGAACCAAACGAAGATGGGCCACGCTGCACCCCGGCTGATTGTCCGCCACATCCCAACGACGCACAATGCCCAAGCAAGGGGCGCCACCCACTCAGGCCACAGCCCTCGTAGCACCCGTAATGTGCTGCCGTTCCATGGAGGCCAAAAAAAACGCTGCGCTCCGCTTTGGATCAACCAAAACACCGCCGTCGCAACCGCATACACACCGACCGACACACGCCACCGCCAGGTGCCTATCTCTCTGCCACGGAGCACCAACAGGGCACCGACAGCAAGCCATGCTGGCCACCCTGCTGGCCCCAGTGTCATCACCGTTGCCAGCAGGCAAACAATCGCCAGCACACACACTACATTCGCGAACGCGCCCCTGACGGCGATCGCGACCGCCATAAGCGATAAGGTCAAAACCCAAGGACCTGGACTCAACGCCGTCCCGCTAATCGTTGGGTTTCCCGCAAGCGCAACGGCAAGGCCGGCCGAGATCCCGGCAAGAGTTCCGGCCATCGCCGACACGATGTACGTCGTCAAGAGCACAGCGACCAACCCGGTGAGCAGCCACGGGAGACGCAACGCGCCTTCGTCCAGCGATGCGTACCAAATGGCGTCGGCGAGGAATGAAAGAGCGCGGCGAAGCGGGTCCGCGAACTCGCTTTTCCCAATCCACGGCACCGTTACGTAGTCGAGCTCGCGAACTTCCAGCGGTAGGCTGAGATCCGGCAGCCGAACGACTGCGGCAACCAGAACCGTGCCGAGCAGCGCACTCCACGGGAGTTCCCGATTCGGCGCAGCTTGCGTGAAGATTTCGTCGTGGTGCTTGGGAGCCGGGGTTTCCGCAAGCATTCCACTTCAATACTGTTTCCGGGCGCGATCCAGTGTGTGCTCGTGGTTCGGGTGCGGGATCCAGAGCGAGCCGTCCGGAGGTTTCAAGCGAAGCCGGTCATCCCTGCGACGGACAATCAAGCCCAAGGGTAGTACCATCACGAAGTAGAACAGCACCATCAGCAGCTTCGTCTGCATCACACCAATGGCGCGAGCAATTTGCTTCCAATGCTCCCACAGCGAACGCCAGAACGGTTTGGCCACATCGTCTGCCAGAGTGCGAACAGCGGGGGAGGGAGAGCCATCGTTGGTCGCGGCACGGTTCATAGAGCGAGCTTTTATGCTCGAGTTCTGCGTGCCGCGCAAGCTCACTCAGAGTTTGCCGCTCCCCAGCTCTACTTGAAGAGCTGTTGCACAGCCCTGAACTCCGGCGCATCCGCGGTGCGCAACCATTCGAATGCGACCATCTCGACGGTCGCCGGAATGGCGCCAGAAGAGATCATTTTTTCCAAGCCTACCCGGTAATCCAGCTCGAAGCGCGAGGAAACGGCATCGTATGGAACATGGACTTGAAAACCGCGGTAGAGCAAATCGTGCACAGTTTGATTCACGCACGCGTGCGCCTCGAGTCCACACACAACCACCTGTGGACGCGCCAAAGCTCGAATGGCGTCGCCAAAGCCACTGGCACCCCAGCAGCTCAAGCATCGTTTCGAGAGCACCTGTGTGCCTTCCGGCAATTCATTCTTCA contains:
- a CDS encoding glycosyltransferase family 2 protein; the protein is MSRPSRLTEASRSAPLRVEDLKIAIYIPAYNGASTIPKVLDRIPEHIRKIAAEIFIVDNASPDNTYLVGLGYAAQKGMANLRVYRNEYNRGYGGSQKFAYQHCIDNGFDLVIMLHGDAQYAPEKIPYLLEPFLYGEADMVFGSRMTGDPRAGGMPLHRYLGNIFLTKVENWVLGWNLSEYHSGYRVYACEALKKVPFHKCSDAYHFDTEILVQFAIAGLRVVERTIPTYYGDEKCYVNIWKYGIDVLLTMAEYWLHKNGWRRVEKFEVERVLPPGVPTPVPALAK
- a CDS encoding NAD(P)-dependent oxidoreductase, coding for MRVLIVGASGFVGSALMDAFAGQAIGTYFQHPKPGLLPLDIRDGQEVAKMVAEVRPAWIFVPAAQPHVDWCEDHPEESRDVNVQGPATVARVAHAHGARVLFFSTDYVFDGAAGPYSERAEPSPINVYGEQKLAAEGLVLAANPENLIVRVCGVYGCEWPPKNFVMTLLKRLRSGEEIRVPSDQWGTPTYVRDIARAVRCLVDAAQAGVWHVAAPDFLPRHEFARRVCAVFGLDPTRIQPTPTAALGQRARRPLRGGLQARRLEEFGFSCRDVDAGLQALAVEVQRQGLQ
- a CDS encoding dTDP-4-dehydrorhamnose 3,5-epimerase family protein produces the protein MGRAVIRDVQNIPLVAHVDDRGYLIEIVRATDPHLPKFGQVYLVGNFAKGTVRAFHKHLEMWDLFFISHGAAKFVLVDDRPDSPTYRETNVFVSSARNPSLIVVPPGVFHGWMSLEDDTQMISTATEVYRRGNPDEVRVPPDTFGDHWVVKGR
- a CDS encoding dTDP-4-dehydrorhamnose 3,5-epimerase family protein, translated to MIEGVRLIELRARVDDRGYLIKVLRADDPHFTKFGEVYIVGDFARGTVRAWHKHRVLWDYFHISHGAAKFALRDDRPDSPTYGQLDEYVLSARNPCTLVVPPGVYHGWVALEDDTQLVSVASELYDPDNPDEERIPWNSFDYDWSVRFR
- a CDS encoding SDR family oxidoreductase; this translates as MILLVGGAGYIGSVLTEELLERGYTVRVLDRLYFGDTGLARVRDRIELVAADMRRAEPAHFAGVQAVINVGGLSNDPTAEYDPVANYEMNTLAAVRLAELARAAGVRRYVYASSCSIYDRGLSDDESDLVCDETTPVQPRAAYALSKLEAEQRLLAMASPDFCPVILRKGTVYGYSPRMRFDLVVNTFVRDAMANGRIRLICGGEMWRPLVEVRDVARAYVACLAADEQLVRGQIFNVARANMRISELALRVREALRLEGVDAEIVPDYSYRTVRSYRVSSRKIETVLGFRPRVSVEEAVRDMVRQLGTQGFEDLHHPRFENLRWLRVLEEAEAIVGSGRSIFAAPPAGPPALELVRR
- a CDS encoding SDR family oxidoreductase, with amino-acid sequence MRRVLVTGSRGYIGSVLLPLLLERDYEVVELDAGWFDRWCVSAAGRGGRLGCDLRDVRRDLLDGVDAVVHLAGLSNDPLGALDPLLTQEVNCYGTLHLASIARAAGVKRFVFASTCSIYGAAGSEWVDEQSPARPLSAYAESKWRAEHGLLALADEAFSPVVLRLATVYGFSPSMRLDLVANNLTGWAVATGRVRLQSDGTAWRPLVHVRDVARAIGEVLEAPREVVGAQVFNVGSSSNNYRVRDLAEAVTVVTPGSRVELVPDAAADARSYRVRFDKFARCLPDAVPREPLEHALAELAQKLRELGVTADTIGHGTFARLSQLRELQRTGALDARLRWKSRGAGRSVARAG
- a CDS encoding isochorismatase family protein; amino-acid sequence: MAQRGGRLLERHGSVVVLIDVQESYRSKIFCEERFSVALRRLLAAARIVGIPIVATEQYPRGLGPTWPELKNELPEGTQVLSKRCLSCWGASGFGDAIRALARPQVVVCGLEAHACVNQTVHDLLYRGFQVHVPYDAVSSRFELDYRVGLEKMISSGAIPATVEMVAFEWLRTADAPEFRAVQQLFK